A window from Kluyveromyces lactis strain NRRL Y-1140 chromosome E complete sequence encodes these proteins:
- the MPT5 gene encoding Mpt5p (weakly similar to uniprot|P39016 Saccharomyces cerevisiae YGL178W MPT5 Protein that specifically binds to mRNAs encoding chromatin modifiers and spindle pole body components has roles in longevity in maintenance of cell wall integrity and in sensitivity to and recovery from pheromone arrest): MQFHHQPQLSVNSVQSVIEPVTPPLGQMNSKNNHQRTHSLDLSGFNQFISNTSPLNVNTMSPLSTISATTSVSTAASSSANAKNRMKSLPLINEFESILPPGGSAAADLTSLTSTASSPNGSTSTSRGTGARGNTVSSSGGNTGSNASSASSSSASSSTATTSAVTSMNDLHNIRLKDLDYVKLSTDQYGCRFLQRKLETPQESDQVRDLIFENVNNFFLDLILDPFGNYLIQKLCDYLTTDQKTAMIKDIYPSVFQISINQYGTRSLQKIIDTVETQEHIDMIIRGFSQEHTSIEQVVTLINDLNGNHVIQKCIFKFQPANFDFIIDAIVNNDNIITISTHKHGCCVLQKLLSVCTLQQIFKISVKIIQYLPSLINDQFGNYIIQFLFDIKELDFYLLGETFNKLSQKLCQLSCLKFSSNVVEKYIKKLFAIVMNYVSNTATTSTSTAALNPHDRVDDGDDVVNASMGILLVIADIFMANITSLIRDNYGNYALQTLLDVRNYSAILEHPRNNIVYNNPRLASFSHEFTAKISNLIVITKELLPSIKNTSYAKKIKLKVRAYTELTGITFDDVTPTKKKVNEPFRQQNKHHSRNFSLPSNAYLNNRNNGPGNNNTNNHQFQRNTNFHNNINTGGDNSSNHHHKKKNSIQQQMTLPPYQQNVPQMPMASQHDYSMQTQQPPPFQQLQPPAPEHQQPHLDQYLNNQSMQQPLLMNSNLHFSSNNVANMPAPMYMDSQYPTPQSNSSMMYGFPTPSQPGLTSNMSQSSFVSLPGILNGSNMVPMSDSQSNTPPNGMPPRSSSNIMQHNRNVSFPMFGDNSTYFN; the protein is encoded by the coding sequence ATGCAATTCCATCATCAACCCCAACTGTCAGTTAACTCTGTTCAATCTGTCATTGAGCCAGTGACTCCGCCGTTGGGCCAGATGAACTCTAAGAATAACCATCAAAGAACACATTCTTTGGATTTGTCTGGATTCAACCAATTCATTTCCAACACTTCTCCTCTGAATGTCAATACAATGTCACCGCTGAGTACGATTTCTGCCACGACATCCGTGTCAACGGCTGCGTCTAGTTCTGCCAATGCGAAAAATCGTATGAAATCGTTGCCCTTGATCAATGAATTCGAATCCATCTTACCTCCGGGAGGTTCTGCAGCTGCTGATTTAACGTCATTGACTTCAACTGCTTCTTCACCAAATGGTTCCACTAGTACATCTCGTGGGACTGGCGCACGCGGGAATACAGTGTCGTCAAGTGGTGGTAATACTGGATCGAACGCATCATCAGcatcgtcttcatcagcGTCATCATCTACTGCGACAACTTCTGCAGTGACTTCCATGAACGATTTGCATAATATCCGATTGAAGGACTTGGATTACGTGAAATTGTCTACAGACCAATACGGTTGTAGATTCTTGCAACGAAAGTTGGAAACTCCTCAAGAATCGGATCAAGTGAGAGATTTAATCTTCGAGAAtgtcaacaatttcttcttggatCTAATTTTGGATCCATTCGGTAActatttgattcaaaagcTATGTGATTATTTGACAACTGATCAGAAAACCGCAATGATTAAAGATATCTATCCCTCTGTATTCCAAATCTCCATCAATCAATATGGTACCAGATCCTTGCAAAAGATCATTGATACCGTTGAGACCCAAGAACATATAGATATGATCATTAGGGGATTTTCTCAGGAGCATACATCAATTGAACAGGTAGTCACTTTGATTAATGATTTGAACGGTAATCATGTCATTCAGAAATgtatcttcaaattccaaccagcaaattttgattttatcattGACGCCATTGTCAATAACGATAACATCATTACCATCTCAACTCACAAACACGGGTGTTGTGTACTGCAAAAATTGTTGAGTGTTTGTACTCTGCAACAGattttcaagatttctGTCAAGATAATTCAGTACTTGCCCTCCTTGATCAACGACCAATTCGGTAACTATATTATCCAGTTCTTGTTCGATATCAAGGAGTTGGATTTCTACCTGTTAGGCgaaactttcaacaaattgtCACAAAAGTTGTGCCAGTTGTCCTgtttaaagttttcttcaaacgttgttgagaaatatataaagaagTTGTTTGCCATTGTGATGAATTATGTGTCCAACACAGCAACTACATCTACATCAACAGCGGCTTTGAATCCACATGACAGAGTCGATGATGGGGATGATGTTGTTAACGCTTCCATGGGTATTCTTTTGGTAATTGCTGATATCTTCATGGCTAACATTACTTCTTTGATAAGAGACAACTATGGTAACTACGCATTGCAAACTCTTTTGGACGTCAGAAACTATTCAGCTATTCTAGAACATCCAAGAAATAACATTGTGTACAATAATCCTCGGCTAGCAAGTTTCAGTCATGAGTTCACTGCCAAGATCAGTAACCTCATTGTAATCACCAAGGAGCTGTTGCCAAGTATCAAAAACACATCATACGcgaagaagatcaaattgAAGGTAAGAGCATACACGGAACTTACAGGAATCACATTTGATGATGTAACtccaacaaagaaaaaggttAATGAACCATTCCGTCAACAAAACAAGCACCATTCTCGCAACTTTTCTCTGCCTTCCAATGCATATCTGAACAACAGGAACAATGGTCCAGGTAACAATAATACCAATAACcatcaattccaaagaaacaCTAACTTCCACAATAATATAAACACCGGCGGTGATAATAGCAGCAACCATCAccacaagaagaaaaacagCATTCAACAACAGATGACACTCCCACCTTATCAACAGAATGTTCCGCAGATGCCAATGGCTTCTCAACATGATTATTCAATGCAAACACAACAGCCACCGCCATTTCAACAGTTGCAACCACCGGCACCGGAACATCAACAACCTCATCTTGATCAGTATTTGAACAATCAAAGCATGCAGCAACCATTATTAATGAACTCCAATTTGCATTTCTCCTCAAATAATGTTGCTAACATGCCAGCTCCGATGTACATGGACTCACAATACCCAACACCACAATCAAATAGCTCTATGATGTATGGGTTCCCAACTCCAAGTCAACCAGGGTTGACTTCCAATATGTCCCAATCATCATTTGTATCTTTACCGGGAATTCTCAATGGATCTAATATGGTTCCAATGTCGGATTCACAATCGAATACCCCTCCAAACGGGATGCCCCCACGCTCCTCCTCCAATATAATGCAGCATAACAGAAATGTCAGCTTTCCAATGTTTGGTGACAATTCCACATATTTCAATTAA
- the DSE1 gene encoding Dse1p (weakly similar to uniprot|P40077 Saccharomyces cerevisiae YER124C DSE1 Daughter cell-specific protein may participate in pathways regulating cell wall metabolism deletion affects cell separation after division and sensitivity to drugs targeted against the cell wall) codes for MYLLTINYSLQCKHYTKSNKKLYIAKIMTEFYRAPEIFRQNAIIVKKSRRDISDDENSTIVRRNCKIEASKLNSSLLRKVSGDLNDVIVTKKLKTDCWKLSEDTRDVTSMSLDRDTILLSTSQTSDNLQLFQLRNNEINEQARGGKLLHSLQTITVPGKSILATDIMQSQNNDTVVSFDDKVHDRILLSGHSDGYVNLIATSIENGNAKILRRFNHSKHLKVITDSMDSVDLATQIYNTSRSKPIRHLKTWNKHHFTSVINDSLFVYDVNQQCKDPLYLNSFPGLEHVDVNPVNPFTFSLTGTKFGQSGIALLDLRLGDGNGIRVPGPQDSNAESGKCYTSKWLDEYTVVNSVGKALKIWDIRYGKVRAHLLGHNGHVNSLDYDNEMKKIYSTDDQGLIMSWDIKDLKFTDQVMCCRPSHGIQSFGLPADCVQNGNIIQSPDLERIGNKKHLGSHFVGLADSHFISLQDQELRSYSVVDMPMVLPPPRNPLRLLESVSTETKSEPPATMVYSSSDETTKDSSNSAFEDSEDTLEYEAHSPMTPALDSMFDGKTHSFDIPTIPLLSGIRRGSDATFVCEGL; via the coding sequence ATGTACCTGTTAACAATCAATTATTCTCTGCAGTGCAAACATTACACAAAGTCAAATAAGAAACTGTATATTGCGAAAATTATGACTGAATTCTACAGGGCTCCAGAGATATTCAGACAGAACGCCATCATCGTCAAGAAGAGTAGAAGAGATATTAGCGATGACGAGAACAGTACTATTGTCAGGCGGAATTGCAAGATAGAGGCTTCGAAATTGAACAGTTCCTTGCTAAGGAAGGTTAGTGGTGATTTGAACGATGTCATTGTCAcgaaaaaattgaagacaGATTGTTGGAAACTGTCAGAAGACACTAGGGACGTCACTTCAATGTCATTGGATAGGGACACCATTCTACTTTCCACATCACAGACATCGGATAATTTACAGTTGTTCCAATTGCGGaataatgaaattaatgaGCAGGCTCGCGGTGGGAAATTGCTCCATAGTTTACAAACCATTACTGTTCCAGGAAAATCTATTCTGGCTACAGATATCATGCAATCGCAGAATAATGACACCGTAGTTTCCTTCGATGATAAAGTCCATGACAGAATCTTACTTTCAGGACACTCTGATGGATATGTGAACTTAATTGCAACTTCAATCGAGAATGGGAACGCCAAAATTCTAAGACGTTTCAATCATTCCAAACATTTGAAAGTGATCACCGATAGCATGGATAGTGTTGATCTTGCTACGCAAATTTATAACACAAGTCGTTCAAAACCAATTCGTCATTTGAAGACCTGGAACAAGCATCATTTCACCTCTGTCATTAACGATTCGTTGTTTGTCTATGACGTGAACCAACAGTGCAAAGACCCATTATACTTGAACAGTTTCCCCGGTTTGGAACACGTTGATGTTAACCCAGTCAATCCATTCACATTTTCTCTGACAGGAACGAAATTTGGGCAGTCCGGAATTGCATTGTTGGATCTTCGTTTGGGTGATGGTAACGGAATACGTGTCCCTGGACCTCAGGACAGCAATGCCGAGTCTGGCAAATGTTATACTTCCAAATGGTTAGATGAATATACGGTCGTTAATTCGGTCGGAAAGGCATTGAAGATATGGGATATCAGATATGGGAAGGTTAGAGCACACCTGTTGGGTCATAACGGACATGTCAACAGTCTCGATTACGATaatgaaatgaagaaaatatatAGTACAGACGATCAAGGCTTAATAATGTCCTGGgatatcaaagatttgaaattcaCCGACCAAGTAATGTGTTGCAGACCATCTCATGGTATCCAGAGCTTTGGATTACCAGCGGACTGTGTGCAAAACGGTAACATTATTCAATCTCCAGATCTGGAAAGAATCGGAAACAAGAAACATCTAGGGAGTCATTTCGTCGGCTTAGCAGACTCTCATTTCATATCCTTGCAAGATCAAGAGCTAAGATCGTACTCGGTTGTTGACATGCCAATGGTTTTACCTCCACCAAGGAACCCATTACGTCTACTCGAATCCGTGTCGACCGAAACGAAATCAGAACCTCCAGCTACTATGGTCTACTCCAGTTCAGATGAAACAACCAAGGATAGTAGCAATTCTGCGTTTGAAGATTCTGAGGATACTCTGGAATACGAAGCCCATTCTCCAATGACGCCTGCACTAGATAGCATGTTTGACGGTAAAACCCATTCATTCGATATACCCACAATCCCTCTTCTGTCTGGCATTAGAAGAGGCAGCGATGCCACATTTGTATGCGAAGGCTTATGA
- the VFA1 gene encoding Vfa1p (similar to uniprot|P40080 Saccharomyces cerevisiae YER128W Hypothetical ORF): MKNEYTRKKVSAKDRKACLICGNPTVTVLFNGSGPDWFYTCDIHLVDNPQFVQPLYPKEYHESLVSLKPLKERIEELQRKERGTWDQWVNKIFDSKKPSSSDDKKEDRDDASSDDKKKTDEANSLEELQQTYQATLDKLAASRETCNRYTLHDLVFQSRVDRLRKLAQLKEKKRVEQQSYTNTDPNQLLQSFSFPEVPKNTVNKS; the protein is encoded by the coding sequence ATGAAGAACGAATACACCAGAAAGAAAGTCTCAGCAAAGGATAGGAAAGCATGTCTGATATGTGGTAACCCTACAGTCACAGTTTTGTTCAATGGAAGCGGACCTGATTGGTTTTATACATGCGATATACATCTAGTTGATAACCCGCAGTTTGTACAGCCTCTATACCCAAAAGAGTATCACGAGTCTCTGGTTAGTCTTAAGCCACTCAAAGAACGCATAGAGGAGCTACAAAGGAAAGAGCGAGGTACCTGGGATCAATGGGTTAATAAGATCTTTGACTCTAAAAAgccatcatcatctgatGATAAGAAAGAGGACAGGGATGACGCGAGTTCTGAcgacaagaagaagaccGATGAAGCAAACTCACTTGAAGAATTGCAGCAAACGTACCAAGCGACACTTGATAAGCTAGCTGCATCAAGAGAGACGTGCAATAGATACACTCTACACGACCTAGTATTCCAATCAAGAGTCGACAGACTACGGAAACTGGCTCAattaaaggaaaagaaacgTGTAGAGCAACAATCATACACCAACACCGACCCCAATCAACTATTACAATCGTTTTCGTTTCCTGAAGTCCCCAAGAACACCGTTAACAAGTCATGA
- the NSA2 gene encoding rRNA-processing protein NSA2 (highly similar to uniprot|P40078 Saccharomyces cerevisiae YER126C NSA2 Constituent of 66S pre-ribosomal particles involved in 60S ribosomal subunit biogenesis), producing the protein MPQNEYIEQHIKQHGRRLDHDERKRKREAREAHKISEKAQKLTGWKGKQFAKKRYAEKVAMKKKIRAHEQSKVKGGSKPLDENGEALPTYLLDREQNNTAKAISSSIKQKRLEKADKFSVPLPKVRGISEEEMFKVVKTGKSKSKAWKRMITKHTFVGEGFTRRPVKMERIIRPSALRQKKANVTHPELGVTVFLPILAVKKNPQSPMYTQLGVLTKGTIIEVNVSELGMVTSGGKVVWGKYAQITNEPDRDGCVNAVLLV; encoded by the coding sequence ATGCCTCAAAACGAATATATCGAACAGCACATCAAGCAACATGGTCGTAGATTAGACCACGATGAGAGAAAACGTAAGAGAGAAGCCCGTGAGGCTCATAAGATCTCTGAAAAGGCTCAGAAATTGACTGGTTGGAAGGGTAAGCAATTTGCTAAGAAGCGTTATGCTGAGAAGGTTGctatgaagaagaagatccGTGCTCATGAGCAGAGTAAAGTTAAAGGAGGGTCCAAACCGTTGGATGAGAACGGGGAGGCTTTGCCTACTTATTTGTTAGACAGAGAACAGAACAACACTGCAAAGGCTATATCCAGTTCCATCAAGCAGAAGCGTTTGGAGAAGGCTGACAAGTTTTCTGTTCCTTTGCCTAAGGTCAGAGGTATCAGTGAGGAAGAGATGTTCAAAGTTGTTAAGACAGGTAAGTCTAAGTCTAAGGCATGGAAGAGAATGATCACGAAACATACGTTTGTTGGTGAAGGGTTTACAAGAAGGCCTGTGAAGATGGAAAGGATTATCAGACCTAGTGCTTTGAGACAAAAGAAGGCTAATGTGACGCATCCGGAACTTGGAGTCACCGTTTTCTTGCCAATTCTTGcggtgaagaagaatcctCAATCGCCAATGTACACACAGTTGGGTGTATTAACCAAGGGTACTATTATTGAAGTGAACGTCTCGGAATTAGGTATGGTTACTTCTGGTGGTAAAGTGGTTTGGGGTAAATATGCTCAAATCACGAATGAGCCAGATAGAGACGGTTGTGTCAACGCTGTGCTACTTGTGTAA
- the LCP5 gene encoding small subunit rRNA maturation protein LCP5 (similar to uniprot|P40079 Saccharomyces cerevisiae YER127W LCP5 Essential protein involved in maturation of 18S rRNA depletion leads to inhibited pre-rRNA processing and reduced polysome levels localizes primarily to the nucleolus), with translation MRWVSARYKFGCLVWVWHRFDLLLLMYKTSLHSIDKGYSGNIAMSEELGTVLKTIRDSLKSCGESLDKLEEVYDDEETHPFQGSAVVGHKGDKLEKVSLLSLKNGSMLSYLNSLLLVLGQKLNKEMVVDEGRVRAVEQRVVLERGVKPLEKKLGYQLDKLTRAYIRLEKDVEESKKRAELQGLSDVRASQEEVSDSDSDSEEEMQYRPNSSGMVNNTSVGGKAKGKIAVKSTHNEEDVDDKDNVYRPPKISAVLPPKQHHFEDKFNAQEHKDKSSRSRMQAMEEYLKDSSEQPEWETSIGANIVNHGRGGVKTARDTERERDVQRFEEENFTRLNPNGSKTDKRMKKQREIMAKVNMIAGEDFSIFNSKRKLEDSTSRRGNKKSRNAWERAKKKL, from the coding sequence atgagatgggTATCAGCCAGATACAAGTTTGGTTGTCTGGTGTGGGTTTGGCATAGGTTCGATCTACTGTTATTGATGTATAAAACCTCATTACATTCTATTGACAAGGGTTACAGCGGAAATATAGCCATGTCTGAGGAGTTAGGAACTGTTTTGAAAACGATTAgagattctttgaaatcttgTGGAGAAAGCTTGGATAAGTTAGAAGAAGTCtatgatgatgaggagACCCATCCTTTCCAAGGTTCAGCGGTGGTAGGTCACAAAGGTGATAAATTAGAAAAAGTTTCTCtactttctttgaagaatgggaGTATGCTATCGTATTTGAATTCGCTTCTGTTGGTATTGGGAcagaaattgaataaagagATGGTTGTTGATGAGGGTAGAGTCAGGGCAGTGGAACAACGAgttgttcttgaaagaGGTGTGAAGCCcttggagaagaagttaGGGTACCAGCTGGATAAATTGACGCGGGCGTACATTAGACTGGAGAAAGACGTTGAAGAATCCAAGAAAAGAGCCGAATTGCAGGGACTGAGTGACGTACGTGCTTCCCAGGAAGAAGTATCAGACTCAGATTCTGATAGTGAAGAAGAGATGCAATATAGGCCGAACAGTTCAGGAATGGTCAATAACACATCAGTTGGAGGGAAAGCCAAGGGGAAAATCGCTGTCAAGAGTACTCacaatgaagaagatgtgGATGATAAAGATAACGTTTATAGACCACCTAAGATCAGTGCCGTTCTGCCACCAAAGCAACATCACTTCGAGGATAAATTCAACGCACAAGAACATAAGGATAAGAGTAGCAGGTCTCGTATGCAAGCTATGGAAGAATACTTGAAGGATTCCTCGGAACAACCGGAATGGGAAACTTCTATCGGTGCCAATATCGTCAACCATGGTAGAGGTGGTGTGAAGACAGCAAGAGATACAGAACGTGAACGTGATGTTCAAAgattcgaagaagaaaatttcaCTAGATTGAACCCCAACGGATCCAAGACTGACaagagaatgaaaaaacaaagagaaatcaTGGCCAAGGTTAATATGATCGCCGGTGAAGATTTCAGTATCTTCAACTCCAAGCGTAAGTTGGAGGATAGTACAAGCAGAAGAGGTAATAAGAAATCTAGAAATGCTTGGGAAAGagccaagaagaagttgtaA
- the RSP5 gene encoding NEDD4 family E3 ubiquitin-protein ligase (highly similar to uniprot|P39940 Saccharomyces cerevisiae YER125W RSP5 Ubiquitin-protein ligase involved in ubiquitin-mediated protein degradation plays a role in heat shock element (HSE)-mediated gene expression and multivesicular body sorting contains a hect (homologous to E6-AP carboxyl terminus) domain) translates to MSISVKLVAAESLNRRDVFRSPDPFAVLTIDGSQTKSTAAAKKTLNPYWNEVFQFKNVSENSILTVQVFDQKKFKKKDQGFLGVVNVRIGDILGHLDEDTATSNGRAREETITRDLKRSNDGLSVSGRIILVLTVLPRAGSRNGAAGAAGSAVAGSGAARQSDSMTNASTIDNRLIAQTVANNLQTTTLDNQDSANAAGTASSGSGAGSSDAAPSGQPSTAQSQSSASRQYSSFEDQYGRLPPGWERRTDNFGRTYYVDHNTRTTTWKRPTLDQSEVQRVNTELERRQHRGRTLPDGGAQSEGSSSSNVAVHTGTGSQTPAVNGSAAATFAATGGTTSGLGELPPGWEQRFTPEGRAYFVDHNTRTTTWVDPRRQQYIRTYGPSTNTIQQQPVSQLGPLPSGWEMRLTNTARVYFVDHNTKTTTWDDPRLPSSLDQNVPQYKRDFRRKVIYFRSQPALRILPGQCHIRVRRKNIFEDSYQEIMRQTPEDLKKRLMIKFDGEEGLDYGGVSREFFFLLSHEMFNPFYCLFEYSAHDNYTIQINPNSGINPEHLNYFKFIGRVVGLGVFHRRFLDAFFVGALYKMMLRKKVVLQDMEGVDSEVYNSLKWILENSIDGILDLTFNVDDERFGELVVVDLKPNGREIEVTDENKKEYVELYTQWRIADRVQEQFKAFMDGFNELVPEDLVNVFDERELELLIGGIAEIDVEDWKKHTDYRGYQESDEVIQWFWKCITEWDNEQRARLLQFTTGTSRIPVNGFKDLQGSDGPRRFTIEKAGEVQQLPKSHTCFNRVDLPPYTDYESFKQKLTLAVEETIGFGQE, encoded by the coding sequence ATGTCTATCTCTGTGAAACTAGTGGCTGCTGAGTCATTGAACAGGAGGGATGTGTTTAGATCTCCTGATCCGTTTGCAGTTTTGACTATCGATGGTTCTCAGACGAAATCCACAGCGGCTGCAAAGAAGACGTTGAATCCCTACTGGAATGAAgtatttcaattcaaaaatgtGAGTGAAAATTCGATCTTAACTGTTCAAGTGTTTGATCAgaaaaagttcaagaagaaagatCAAGGGTTCCTAGGTGTTGTCAACGTTCGTATTGGTGACATTCTGGGTCACTTGGACGAAGATACTGCCACTTCGAACGGTAGAGCTCGTGAAGAGACTATTACTAGAGATTTAAAACGTTCTAACGACGGGTTGTCAGTAAGTGGTAGAATAATATTGGTTTTGACGGTTCTCCCCAGAGCTGGCAGCCGTAATGGAGCTGCTGGTGCCGCAGGTAGTGCTGTTGCTGGTTCCGGAGCAGCTCGTCAATCGGATTCGATGACGAACGCTTCCACTATCGACAACAGATTGATTGCTCAGACTGTTGCTAACAACTTGCAAACTACTACATTAGACAACCAGGATTCTGCGAATGCTGCAGGTACCGCCAGTTCAGGTTCAGGTGCCGGTTCAAGTGATGCTGCTCCATCCGGTCAACCTTCGACAGCTCAATCTCAATCGTCAGCTAGCAGGCAATACTCATCGTTTGAAGATCAATATGGTCGTTTACCCCCAGGATGGGAAAGAAGAACGGATaactttggaagaacatATTATGTGGATCATAATACAAGGACAACAACATGGAAAAGACCCACTTTGGATCAATCCGAGGTTCAACGTGTCAACACCGAACTAGAACGTAGACAACACAGAGGAAGAACTTTACCTGATGGTGGTGCTCAATCAGAGGGCtcgtcttcatcaaacGTTGCTGTTCATACCGGTACTGGATCTCAAACTCCTGCCGTAAACGGTTCAGCAGCTGCTACTTTTGCTGCCACTGGGGGTACCACATCGGGGTTGGGTGAACTTCCACCAGGTTGGGAACAACGGTTCACTCCTGAAGGAAGAGCGTACTTCGTTGATCACAACACAAGAACCACGACATGGGTCGATCCAAGAAGACAACAATATATTAGAACCTATGGGCCTTCCACAAATACCATACAACAACAACCTGTATCTCAGTTAGGACCTTTGCCTTCTGGTTGGGAGATGAGATTGACAAACACAGCCCGTGTATACTTCGTTGACCATAACACTAAGACCACCACTTGGGATGATCCTAGATTACCTTCTTCCTTGGATCAAAACGTTCCACAGTATAAGCGTGACTTCAGACGTAAGGTTATTTACTTCAGATCCCAACCGGCTTTAAGAATTCTACCAGGTCAATGTCACATCAGAGTACGCAGAAAGAATATCTTCGAAGATTCTTACCAAGAAATAATGAGACAAACGCCAGAAGACTTAAAGAAGAGACTAATGATCAAATTTGACGGTGAAGAAGGTTTAGATTATGGTGGTGTTTCAAGagaattcttctttttactATCACACGAGATGTTTAATCCCTTCTACTGTctatttgaatattctgCCCATGATAACTATACTATCCAAATCAATCCAAACAGTGGTATCAACCCTGAGCATTTGAACTACTTCAAGTTCATTGGTAGAGTCGTCGGTTTAGGTGTATTCCATAGAAGGTTCTTGGATGCATTCTTCGTTGGTGCTCTATATAAGATGATGCTAAGAAAGAAGGTAGTATTACAAGATATGGAAGGTGTCGATTCAGAAGTCTACAACTCCTTGAAATGGATTTTAGAAAATAGCATAGATGGCATTTTAGATCTAACATTTaatgttgatgatgaaagattTGGTGAACTGGTTGTCGTcgatttgaaaccaaacGGCAGAGAAATCGAAGTCACAGatgaaaacaagaaagaatatgtTGAACTATATACCCAATGGAGGATCGCAGACAGagttcaagaacaatttaAGGCATTTATGGATGGATTTAACGAATTGGTTCCTGAAGATCTAGTCAACGTGTTTGATGAACGTGAACTTGAATTATTGATTGGTGGTATTGCAGAAATTGATGTTGAAGACTGGAAAAAACACACAGATTATCGTGGATACCAAGAGTCTGACGAAGTTATCCAGTGGTTCTGGAAATGTATCACTGAATGGGACAACGAGCAAAGAGCACGTTTGTTACAATTCACAACTGGTACATCGCGTATCCCGGTCAATGGATTCAAAGATTTGCAAGGTTCTGATGGTCCAAGAAGATTCACTATCGAAAAAGCAGGTGAAGTTCAACAACTACCCAAGTCACACACTTGTTTCAACAGAGTGGATCTTCCACCATACACTGATTATGAATCTTTCAAGCAGAAGCTAACATTAGCAGTGGAAGAAACCATCGGATTTGGACAAGAGTAG